From a single Rutidosis leptorrhynchoides isolate AG116_Rl617_1_P2 chromosome 5, CSIRO_AGI_Rlap_v1, whole genome shotgun sequence genomic region:
- the LOC139846795 gene encoding ras-related protein Rab7-like, with amino-acid sequence MSVRRRTLLKVIVLGDSGVGKTSLMNQYVHKKFSQQYKATIGADFVTKELQIDDRLVTLQIWDTAGQERFQSLGVAFYRGADCCVLVYDVNVMRSFDTLDTWHEEFLKQANPADPDNFPFILLGNKIDIDGGNSRVVSEKKAKEWCAAKGNIPYFETSAKEDHNVDPAFLSIARTAMANEHEQDIYFQGVPEAVPEAEQRGGCAC; translated from the exons ATGTCTGTACGAAGACGAACTTTGCTCAAGGTCATCGTCCTCGGTGATAGCgg GGTTGGTAAGACGTCATTGATGAATCA ATATGTACATAAGAAATTCAGTCAGCAGTATAAAGCTACAATCGGAGCTGATTTTGTGACCAAAGAGTTGCAAATAGATGACAGACTTGTTACTTTACAA ATATGGGACACTGCTGGTCAGGAAAGGTTTCAAAGTCTTGGAGTTGCATTTTATCGTGGAGCAGATTGTTGTGTTCTAGTGTATGATGTAAACGTGATGCGATCTTTTGATACACTTGACACTTGGCATGAGGAATTTCTGAAGCAG GCAAACCCGGCAGACCCCGACAACTTCCCTTTCATATTACTTGGTAACAAGATCGATATTGACGGTGGAAATAGCCGAGTT GTTTCTGAGAAGAAGGCCAAGGAATGGTGTGCTGCAAAAGGGAACATACCTTACTTTGAGACATCTGCAAAGGAAGACCATAATGTGGATCCCGCATTCCTGTCTATTGCCAGAACTGCAATGGCAAACGAGCATGAGCAAGATAT ATATTTCCAGGGGGTCCCCGAGGCTGTACCAGAAGCCGAGCAACGAGGTGGCTGTGCATGTTAA
- the LOC139848443 gene encoding laccase-15-like, with protein MHSSNKFLLFFFLSFAALVHSEALRRHYKFFVNETSYTRLCVTKDILTVNGRFPGPTIHAREGDTVWVKVYNNGSNNITIHWHGVKQPRNPWSDGPEYITQCPIQPGDSFNYKLIFSIEVGTLWWHAHSDWSRATVHGAIVVHPRCGTPYPFPRPHQEVPIIISEWWNEDIMEVLEEFVASGGAPRDSDAYTINGQPGDLYPCSSQDTFKLNVTYGKRYLLRMVNAAMNEIHFVAIANHTITVVAADASYIKPITVDYVVIAPGQTLDCYFEANQVAGGHYYIAARAYFGTPALALDNTTTTAIIQYDNSSTTPILPTLPDYFHTTAVYNFTARLRSLGPLWYPINKYDKRIISTVSINSFPCQNNSCAGPNGTRLAASMSNISFQLPSIDILDAYYYHISGVFGTNFPRVPPFPFNYTGSDLALYLQTPERATEVRLIDYNSTVELVFQNTNLLVGLDHPMHLHGYSFYIVGFGFGNFNESTDPLSYNLIDPPLRNTVLVPRGGWAAIRFNARNPGVWFLHCHLERHLTWGMDTTFIVKEGTRPQDRILPPPRHRPRCI; from the exons ATGCATTCAAGCAACAAGTTCTTGTTATTTTTCTTCTTGTCATTTGCAGCCTTAGTTCATAGCGAAGCATTGCGTCGACACTATAAGTTTTTT GTGAACGAAACATCATACACTCGCCTTTGTGTAACAAAAGACATTTTAACTGTAAACGGACGTTTTCCTGGACCAACTATACACGCTCGCGAAGGAGATACAGTTTGGGTCAAGGTTTATAACAATGGAAGTAACAACATCACCATTCATTG GCATGGAGTAAAGCAACCTAGAAATCCATGGTCAGATGGTCCTGAATACATCACACAATGTCCAATTCAACCGGGTGATTCATTCAACTACAAGCTGATATTTTCCATCGAAGTCGGGACCCTTTGGTGGCATGCTCATAGCGACTGGTCTCGAGCCACGGTCCATGGTGCCATCGTGGTGCACCCAAGGTGTGGGACGCCCTATCCCTTCCCTCGACCCCATCAAGAAGTACCCATCATTATAA GTGAATGGTGGAATGAAGATATAATGGAAGTGCTTGAAGAGTTTGTTGCATCTGGTGGTGCACCTAGAGACTCTGATGCTTACACCATCAATGGTCAACCCGGAGACCTTTACCCTTGTTCGAGCCAAG ATACCTTCAAGTTAAATGTGACATACGGCAAAAGATATCTTTTACGCATGGTCAATGCAGCGATGAACGAAATCCATTTCGTCGCCATAGCGAATCACACCATAACCGTTGTTGCAGCTGATGCGAGTTATATCAAACCAATAACAGTCGATTATGTAGTAATCGCACCCGGCCAAACACTCGATTGCTACTTCGAAGCAAATCAAGTAGCCGGTGGCCATTACTACATAGCAGCCAGAGCATATTTTGGCACACCCGCACTTGCACTAGATAACACAacgacaacagctatcattcaatacGACAATTCATCAACAACTCCTATTCTCCCTACTCTACCCGATTACTTCCACACAACCGCAGTTTACAACTTCACCGCTCGCCTTAGGAGCCTCGGGCCGCTTTGGTACCCGATAAACAAGTACGACAAACGAATCATTTCCACCGTTTCAATAAACTCGTTCCCGTGTCAAAACAATTCGTGTGCGGGGCCAAACGGGACCCGATTAGCGGCTAGTATGAGCAATATTAGCTTTCAGCTTCCCTCTATTGACATACTTGATGCGTACTATTACCACATTAGCGGTGTATTTGGAACGAATTTTCCACGTGTACCTCCATTTCCGTTCAACTATACGGGTTCGGACTTAGCTTTGTACCTACAAACGCCCGAAAGAGCGACCGAAGTAAGGTTGATCGACTACAATTCAACGGTAGAACTTGTTTTTCAGAACACGAATTTATTAGTAGGACTTGATCATCCTATGCATTTACATGGATATAGTTTTTACATTGTTGGATTTGGATTCGGTAACTTTAACGAAAGTACTGACCCGTTGAGTTATAATCTAATCGATCCGCCGTTACGAAACACAGTTCTTGTTCCTAGAGGTGGATGGGCCGCGATCAGGTTCAATGCTCGCAATCCTG GAGTATGGTTCTTGCATTGTCATTTGGAACGTCATCTTACGTGGGGGATGGATACAACGTTTATTGTCAAGGAAGGGACTCGACCACAAGACCGCATCCTCCCACCCCCACGTCACAGGCCACGTTGTATTTAA